ATTAATAAtgtaattatgtaaaaacattttaaaaatcttaATAATGTTTCTAATACTTTTTATACACAGAAGCAAattgtttattttcaattcacaattttgaaaatacatTACATTTTGTCATGGGAGGCAAAATTGTATCTATGCATTTTAAGCTTTAAGAATTATATGCAATACTTCATTACATATTTCATTGttcatgataaaaaataaaaacataatttttaagaattttttttaatatattgcataaaaatatatttttccttaatttaGTTCAGTTatgtaaaagatttttttaaatgtaaaagTATATTAAATGGAAATTTCCAGGCATACCGAGATGCTGCCAAAGGTTATTGTGAAGAATATATGAAATCTCATTTAAAAAGGCTATGAAGATAATGATGGctcttttattaaattttgtaCTGATGCTGCAAGTTATATAaggtattttaaaaatgatcctaatataaatatatctgCATTTTGTGAGTATACTAATTACTGGTTCTATGGTAAGTTGGAATCAACTgataaaattacatataatcAGGcgttattaaataaattttttgacgATGTTGATATTATACAACATTGCAAAGATCATAAGGAAGCTATTGACGAACATGCATATAGtgatcttaaaaaattagatgaattgtatgataaattttatatatttaaagaaaaatcttCAACTCAAGATAATGGTCGTTGCgaagaaggtaaaaaatgtgtccaAGAATATAAGAAACACGATAGTACATGTATGGGAAATGGTAACAATAGATTTTGTAATGAATTAGAAAA
This DNA window, taken from Plasmodium cynomolgi strain B DNA, scaffold: 0356, whole genome shotgun sequence, encodes the following:
- a CDS encoding hypothetical protein (putative), translating into YVKDFFKCKSILNGNFQAYRDAAKGYEDNDGSFIKFCTDAASYIRYFKNDPNINISAFCEYTNYWFYGKLESTDKITYNQALLNKFFDDVDIIQHCKDHKEAIDEHAYSDLKKLDELYDKFYIFKEKSSTQDNGRCEEGKKCVQEYKKHDSTCMGNGNNRFCNELENFRDLFNKYLKSENKCDNIEELPSFQGSPLAATILLPVLVMSVIIFFSFFAYKVDKFFVQK